The genomic stretch GCCAGTGCGGCGGCCCCGGCCGAGGCACCGATCGCGCTCCGCACGAAGGAGCGGCGGCCGTGGCCCGTCGGGCAGCCGCCCTGCGCCGCCCGGGGGTTCTCGGCGTGGGGGAGGTCGGCGGGCATGGGCGGGTTCCCTTCGGTGTGCTGCGGGTCGTCGGCGCCGGCGGCGGTCTCGCCGCGGGAACGAGGGCGGGGATCGTCGTCGCGGCCGCGCATCAGGCCGACTTCCGGATCTCGAGAAGGTCGGGGATCGGCGCGAGGTCTTCGAGCAGCCGGCCGGTGGCGCCGTCGACCTTCGCGCGGGCGGCCGGGTCGAGGGACTCGACGGGCGTCCACGCGGTGCCCTTGTGGGCGGCGTCGAGCAGGGCCTGCAGCCGGGCCGCGTCGGCGTCGACGACGGTCAGCTGCCCCGGCGCCCGAGCCGTGATCAGCGGGCGCAGCACGGTGAGCAGTTCGCGGGTGCCGGCGAGGTTGGCGCCGGCCGTGGCGAGGTTGCTGCCGCTGCCCTCGTCGGTGTCGCCGGTCAGCTCGAACTGCAGGGTGTTCTCCAGGATCTCGTGGCTGCGCAGCGGCAGGTCGGCGGGGTCGAAGTCCTGGGTGGGGAACGCCTCGCGCAACCCGGTGACGTCGCTCGCCAGCCGGTCGGCGTACGGCAGCAGGGACTTCGCGGGCTCGCCGTGCCACAGGCCGTACTCGATCCGGTGGAACCCGGTGAAGCCCGGGTCGCGGACGCCGCCGGGCAGGCCGTCCTCGCGGCCGTTGATCCGGCTGTCGAAGTCGGCGAAGGTGCCGTAGGCCGCGCCGAGCGAGGAGTAGGTCAGGTGCGCGGTGAGCCAGTCGGCGCGGGCCGAGCTCGTGTCGCCCGCCTTCAGGTCGGAGCGCAGCCGCGCGGTCCGGCCCTGCAGGGTGGCGAGCCCCTGGTCCACGTAGGCCCGGTAGGCGGCGAGCGGCGGCTGGAGTTCGGACGCGGCGAGCGGGAGCACCGCGCGGGTGGTGCCGCCACCGCTGACCCGTACGGACGCGGAGGTGACCGCCTTGCCGCCGGTGGGCACGCAGCGCCAGGCGTACGTGCCGCTGCCGACGCTGGCGACCAGGTCGCGGGTGGTGCCGGGGGCGAGGCCCTCGATCTCGCCGTAGACGGCGCCGGTGGCCGGGTCGATCAGATAGACCTCGGAGGTCCTGCCGCCGGTGTTGCGCATCTGGAAGGTCTGGCGGCCGGGCCGGGGGGCGGTGAACCCCTTGCCGCAGTCGGTCTCGGAGACCGCCACCGTCTGGGTGCCGGCGGGCTTGCCGCCGCTGAACGCCACGATCGCCGCTGCCACCCCGGCCGGTACGGCCACCACCGCCACCGGTACCGTCCAGCGGGGCGTCCGCCGGGAGGCCGGGGCCGGCCGGGAGCCCGGCCGCACGGCCTCGGGGGTCGCGGGGGACGGGGCGGCCGGGCGGGGCTCGGGGGCGCGCAGGCCACGGACGAACAGGGCCATGACCACGGCCAGGTAGGCGACGTAGGCGGTGACCTGGAGCCAGGTCATCTGCGTGGTGAGGTTGAGCACTCCCTGCACGAGCTGGGCGTACCAGGAACCGGCGTCGACGTGGCCCGAGAGGTCGACCAGGTAGCTGCCGCCGCCCGGCAGCACCCCGCCCTCCTGCAGGTCGCGCAGGCCGTAGCCGAGGACGCCGGCCGCGATGACGACGAGTCCGAAGCCGGTCCAGGTGAAGAACCTCGTCAGGTTGATCTTCAGGACGCGCTTGTAGAGCGCCCAGCAGAGCCCGGCGGCCAGCACCAGACCCACGGCCCCGCCGAGCAGCGGGCCGGTGCCGGAGCCGTGCGCGGTCTCGGCGTTGGTCCACAGGAACAGCGCGGTCTCCAGGCCCTCGCGGCCGACCGCGAGGAAGGAGGTGACGACCAGGGGCCCGGCGCCCATGGTGAGGGCCGCGGTGACCTTCTCCCTGATCTCGCCGGAGAGACCGCGCGCGTTCCGGCGCATCCAGAAGACCATCACGGTGACGAAGCCCACCGCGACGACCGACAGGACGCCGCCGAACGCCTCCTGGGCGGTGGTGGGCATCTGCTGCGAGCCGAACGTCAGCACCGCGCCGAAGCTCAGGGACAGTCCGACCGCGGCGGCGACGCCGGTCCACACCTGGGGCAGCCGCTCCTTGTTGCCGCCGCGGACGAGGGTGGCCACGAGGATCGAGACCACCAGCCCCGCTTCAAGCCCTTCCCGCAAACCTATGAGGAAGTTGGGGAACAAGTTGTCCCACATGACGATGCCCCTCCCCGGGACCGGTCCGACACCTGTCGGCGCGCTGAGCTTAGGCAAACCTTAGCAGTACCGTCTACAGCGGTGTAGACGGATCGGCCGCCTGTCCGAGGCGCGCCTCCCGGCCTCCCGGCCCGAGGGGGCGGCGGCGCGGCGGGCGGGCCTGGCGCGGGGGATCAAGCGGCCGCTGTGACGCCGCGGTGTGGCGCGCGGCCGGCGAGGGGGAGTGGCCGAGGTCCAGGGGTGGCGGCTGTCGCGGCCGCCGCGAACCTGCCGGTTGCCGTCGGCTGCCGCCTCGGCGCGCGCCGGTCGAGGGGGCGGGGCGGGCGTACGTGCGGGGTCGCCGCGGCGTCGTGGCCCGCTGGGGCCGCCCATGCGCCCGAACCGCCCGAGGGGCCGGGTTGCGGCTACCCGCCGTGACGGCCGGCGGTGCGCAGGGGGCGTCCCGCCGGAGGTCGTTCCGCAAATTCTACATCGTGTAGTAGTTTCGCTTGCGTTGCTCCGCCGCCGGTCCGAAAGGCCCTGCCATGCCGGGCGGCCGCTTCCCCGTGCCCCGGGAGCAGGCCCCACGCCGGCAGATCCGGAGGCGACGTCGCTCTGCCCTCGCATACCAGGAGGCTGTCAGCCGTGCCCCGAAACGCCACACCGGCATCCGCGTCCACCAACGCGCCCCGGTCACGGATCGTCATCATCTCCGCGGGGATGGGCGCGGGCCACGACGGTGCGGCCCAGCAACTCGCCGAGCGGCTGCTCGCCGACGGCTTCACCGTCGACCGGCACGACTTCCTCGACCTGCTGCCGGCGCGCCTCGGCACCGTGCTGGCCGGGACCTACCACCGGCTGCTGGTCCGCGCGCCGGGCGGCTACCAGCGGATCTACGCCTCCACCGAGCGCGGATCACGACCGGGGCCCGCGGTGGCGGGACTGCTCCGCGCGACGCGCCGGCGGGTACTGCGAGCGATACCGCCCGACACCGCCGTGGTGGTCTCGACCTACCCCGGGGCCAGCCAGGTGCTCGGCGGACTGCGACGGCGCGGTGAACTGGCCGTGCCCGCGGTGACGTACCTGACCGACTTCTCGGTGCACCCGCTGTGGGTGGCGCCGGGCGTCGACGTGCATCTGGCCGCGCACCGCGTGCCCGCCCGGCAGGCGGCGGACCGCGACGCGGCCGGGGTACGGGTGTGCGCGCCCGTGGTGGGCCGGGCGTTCAGCCCCGCCTCGCGGGCACAGCGGGCGGCAGCCCGCGCGGCCTTCGCCCTTCCCCGGGAGGCACCGCTCGCACTGCTGGTGGCGGGCTCCTGGGGGGTGGGCGCGGTCGAGCAGGCCGCGGCCGACCTGCGGGAGTGCGGGGCGGTCGAACCGGTCGTGGTGTGCGGGCGCAACGAGCGACTCGCCGCCCGGCTGCGGGCGCGGGGCTTCGCCCACGTGCACGGCTGGGTGGCCGACATGCCGGGGCTGATGCGTGCCTGCGACGTCCTGGTGCAGAACGCCGGCGGCCTCACGTCGCTCGAAGCCTTCGCCGCCGGACTGCCGGTGCTCAGCTACCGCTGCATACCCGGTCACGGGCAGACGAACGCCGCCGCCCTGGCCGAGGCGGGGCTCGCCCCCTGGGTGCGCGACCCGCGAGCCCTCGCCGCGGCTGTCGGCCAGGCGCTGGAGGGCGACGGCGCGGGACGGGCGCTCTTCGACGGCGGCGTCTGCGCCGCGACAGCGGTCGCCGATGTCGCCAGGGGCGCGGCCCCGGCGCCCGCGGCACCCGTGGCGGTACGCCGCCCGGCGGGGCGCCCCCGGCGCTGCGCGGGGTGCGCGCGCTGGCACTGACCGCAGCGGTGACCCTGCTGCTGGGGGTCGGCGCACCCCTGGCCGAGGCCTACGGGGACTCCCCGGGCCACTTCGCCTCGCTCAAGGCGTTCCTGGAAGGAGACCCGCGATGACCGCGACCCGCTCCCTGCGCACCGTGCTCGGCGCCTGCGCCCTGGCGCTGCCCGCCGCCGCGCAGGCCGGCCCGGTCGTCAGCACCTTCGGGCCGCTGCGCAACCGGCTGATGCCGCGACTGGCGGGACACGGCCGCAGCGGCCATGTCGCGCTCACCTTCGACGACGGGCCCGACCACCTGTCGACGCCGCACTTCCTGCGGCTGCTGGACACCCGCGGACCGCGGGCGACGTTCTTCATGCTCGGCTCGATGGCGGCGCGCTCTCCCGGACTCGTGCGGGAGATGGCGCAGGCCGGGCACGAGATCGCCGTGCACGGCTGGGAGCACCGCCCGCTGCTGCTGCGCGGCCCGCGGGCCACGTACGACGACCTGGCCCGTGCCAAGGACCTGATCGGCGGCCTGACCGGCGTGCAGCCGCGGCTGTTCCGTCCGCCCTACGGCGTCATGACCGGTGCGACGTACCTGGTGTGCCGGCGGCTCGGCCTGACCCCGGTGCTGTGGACGGCGTGGGGCGAGGACTGGCGGGCCAGAGCCACACCGGCCAGCGTGCACGACACCGTGGCCCGCGACCTGCGCGACGGCGGCACGATCCTGCTGCACGACTCCGACTGCACCTCGGCCACCGGCTCGTGGCGCAACACCCTCGGCGCGCTGCCCCGGCTGCTCGACACCTGCCAGGAGCGCGGGCTGAGCGTCGGTCCGCTGCGCGAGCACGGCCGGCCGCCGGTCGCGGGCTGGCGCGGCGGACGCGGCTTCGGGTCACCGGGGGCGTAGTAGCGTGGACGCCAGGTGCGCTCCGGGGGTTCACGCTCCGCGGTCCCGACCGCCGCACCGGCACCCCCGAAGAGACCGGCACCCCCGAAGAGGCTGAGGAGCGGCGAGCGTGGCAGGACAGGACCGTCCGGCGGTCGGACGGCGCGCACCCGGAGAGCTGGAGAGCGAGGTGCTCGCGGCGCTGTGGGCGGCCGGCGAGCCGATTGGCGCCGGAACCGTACGCGAACAGGTCGCCGGCGAACCCGCCTACACCACCGTGCTGACGATTCTGACCCGGCTGCACCACAAGGGCCTGGTGGTGCGCACCCGCGCCGGCCGCAGCCACCTGTACGCCCCGGTCCGCGACGAAGCCGGCCAGGCCGCGGCCGGCATGCGGGAACTGCTGGAGCACGGTGGTGACCGTGCCGCGGTGCTGGCGCGGTTCGTCTCCGAACTGCCGGCCGAGGACGAGAAGCTGCTCGAACAGCTGCTGCGCGGGCAGTCGGAGGACTAGGACACCGTGGGCCTCATACTGTGCGTTCCCGCGCTCGTGGTCACCTTCCTCGTACTCGCCGCGCCTGCCGCCGCCCGCAGGATGCCGCCGCGGACAGCCACCTGGATCCTGGCGTCGGTCGCGGTGCTCGGCGCGGGCACCTGGCTGACGGTGCTGGGGATGCTGGGCGTGACCCGCATCGGTGAGATCCCGCAGATCGCCCAGATCGGGCGCTGGTCCCCGCACGCGCTGGCCGCGCACAGCCCCGTCGACCGGCCGGTCGCCACGCTGTCGGTGCTCGCCGCGGCGCTCGGCCTCGCGGTCACGGTCTGCGCGGCGGGGCGGCGCCTGACGCTGCTGGCCGACGCGCGGCGCAAGGGCCGAGCCCTGCCCACCGCCGGCGACCTGGCCGTACTCGACGACCCGGTGCCCTCGGCCTTCGCACTGCCGGGCACCCCGGGCCGGGTCGTGGTGTCCTCCGGCATGCTGCGGGTGCTGAACCCGGGCGAACGCGAGGCGCTGCTTGCCCACGAGCGCGCCCATCTGGCCCACCGCCACCACCTCTTCCTGCTGGCCTTCCAGGCCGTGGCAGCCGGCAACCCGCTGCTGCGCCCCCTGGCCCGTGCCGGCACCTTCGCACTGGAGCGCTGGGCCGACGAGGAGGCGGTGACGGTGGTGCGCGACCGCCGGCTGGTCGCCCGCGCCATCGCCCGCGCCGCACTCGCCGGCACGGCGTCACCGCGGTGGGCGCCGGCCGCCACCGGCGGCCCGGTCCCGCAGCGGGTCAGCGCGCTCCTGGCCCCACCCGTGCCCGCCCGCCGAGCACCGGTGGCCGCGTGCACCGCCCTCATGCTGGTCTGCTGCGTGACCCTGGTCCTGGCGGCCCACCACGTCGACGCCGTCTTCGACGCCTCAGCCTTCACCCGGGGCGGCGCCCACGGCGCCTGAGGAAGCGGGGACCGCTCCGGTGGCGATCCGGCGGCGCCGTCCCACCAGTGGTCCCGGTCCGTGGCCGCCCCCGGCTCCCGGGTCGGGCGCCGTCACGAGGAAGCAGCGCTTCGAGGCCGCTCGGAAACCCGCCGCGACGGTGCCGGCGACCTGCCCGGCACGCTCGCCGGACGGCGGGTCCCGTTCGTCCACCGGCTGCCGGCGGGCACCGACGACCGGCCGGCCCGGCCGAACGACCGGGCCGCGGCCGCCGCGGTGCTCAGCGGGGCCCCACCGGCCGCGGTGGGGCCCCGCTGACGTGCGCGGGTCTCAGCCCGGGGGCGCCGAACTCACTGCACGACGGACCACACGAAGGCGGCCGTGCCCGAGACCCCCCTCGTGTCCTTGGCCGTCACCGTCACCGTGTAGGTCCCGAGGGTGCTGCTGGAGCCGGAGACCGTGCCGTTCGAGGCCACGGTGATGCCCGGTGGCAGCCCGCTCGCGGTGAAGGTGAGGGTCTGCGCGGCGTCGGAGTCCACCGCCTGCAGGGTGAACGACGCCGTCGCGCCCTTCGGGCTGCTGTAGCCGAACGGGTTGACCACGCCGACCGTCTCGGCGCCCGGCACGCCCGAGTTCGCTGTGACGTTCGCGCTGACGGCCGTGTTGGCCGTCGAGACGCCCGCCCCCGAGGCGCCCGCGGCGACCTGCCCGGTCAGGGTGTGGGCCAGGCTGGTCGAGCCGGACAGCGGCAGGCTGGCGGAGGAGTCCCCGACCTTGATCGAGTACGAACCCGCCGGGGCTTCCCACTGGTTGTCCGCGGCCGAGAAGGAGGCCAGGTCGTGGACGGTCAGCGGGAAGGTGACCGTGGAGCTCTGCCCCGGATCGAGGGAGACGCGCTGGAAGCCGCGCAACTGCTCCGGCGGGTCGGCGCCGGCGGCCGGGTCGCCGACGTACAGCTGCGCCACGTCCGCGCCGGCCACCGACCCGGTGTTGGTGACGGTGGCGGTCACCGTGGCCGTGCCGTTGGCACCGAAGGCGCCGACGGCGAGGTTGGAGAAGGAGAACTTCGTGTAGGACAGCCCGAAGCCGAACGGGAAGGCGGGGGTGATGTTCTGCGACTGGTACCAGCGGTAGCCGATGTCCACCCCCTCGCTGTAGACCGGCCCGGTCGGGGTGCCCGGCCACTGCGCGGTGGTCTGCGCCGGGACCTGGCTCAGGCTGCCGGGGAAGGTGACCGGCAGTTTGCCCGACGGGTCGGCGGTGCCGAAGATCAGCGCGGCCGTGGCGGCGCCGGTCTCCCCTCCGCCGTACCAGTTCTCGAACACGCCCGCGACGTTGTTGA from Actinacidiphila yeochonensis CN732 encodes the following:
- a CDS encoding polysaccharide deacetylase family protein, coding for MTATRSLRTVLGACALALPAAAQAGPVVSTFGPLRNRLMPRLAGHGRSGHVALTFDDGPDHLSTPHFLRLLDTRGPRATFFMLGSMAARSPGLVREMAQAGHEIAVHGWEHRPLLLRGPRATYDDLARAKDLIGGLTGVQPRLFRPPYGVMTGATYLVCRRLGLTPVLWTAWGEDWRARATPASVHDTVARDLRDGGTILLHDSDCTSATGSWRNTLGALPRLLDTCQERGLSVGPLREHGRPPVAGWRGGRGFGSPGA
- the efeU gene encoding iron uptake transporter permease EfeU; the encoded protein is MWDNLFPNFLIGLREGLEAGLVVSILVATLVRGGNKERLPQVWTGVAAAVGLSLSFGAVLTFGSQQMPTTAQEAFGGVLSVVAVGFVTVMVFWMRRNARGLSGEIREKVTAALTMGAGPLVVTSFLAVGREGLETALFLWTNAETAHGSGTGPLLGGAVGLVLAAGLCWALYKRVLKINLTRFFTWTGFGLVVIAAGVLGYGLRDLQEGGVLPGGGSYLVDLSGHVDAGSWYAQLVQGVLNLTTQMTWLQVTAYVAYLAVVMALFVRGLRAPEPRPAAPSPATPEAVRPGSRPAPASRRTPRWTVPVAVVAVPAGVAAAIVAFSGGKPAGTQTVAVSETDCGKGFTAPRPGRQTFQMRNTGGRTSEVYLIDPATGAVYGEIEGLAPGTTRDLVASVGSGTYAWRCVPTGGKAVTSASVRVSGGGTTRAVLPLAASELQPPLAAYRAYVDQGLATLQGRTARLRSDLKAGDTSSARADWLTAHLTYSSLGAAYGTFADFDSRINGREDGLPGGVRDPGFTGFHRIEYGLWHGEPAKSLLPYADRLASDVTGLREAFPTQDFDPADLPLRSHEILENTLQFELTGDTDEGSGSNLATAGANLAGTRELLTVLRPLITARAPGQLTVVDADAARLQALLDAAHKGTAWTPVESLDPAARAKVDGATGRLLEDLAPIPDLLEIRKSA
- a CDS encoding BlaI/MecI/CopY family transcriptional regulator, giving the protein MAGQDRPAVGRRAPGELESEVLAALWAAGEPIGAGTVREQVAGEPAYTTVLTILTRLHHKGLVVRTRAGRSHLYAPVRDEAGQAAAGMRELLEHGGDRAAVLARFVSELPAEDEKLLEQLLRGQSED
- a CDS encoding M56 family metallopeptidase, producing the protein MGLILCVPALVVTFLVLAAPAAARRMPPRTATWILASVAVLGAGTWLTVLGMLGVTRIGEIPQIAQIGRWSPHALAAHSPVDRPVATLSVLAAALGLAVTVCAAGRRLTLLADARRKGRALPTAGDLAVLDDPVPSAFALPGTPGRVVVSSGMLRVLNPGEREALLAHERAHLAHRHHLFLLAFQAVAAGNPLLRPLARAGTFALERWADEEAVTVVRDRRLVARAIARAALAGTASPRWAPAATGGPVPQRVSALLAPPVPARRAPVAACTALMLVCCVTLVLAAHHVDAVFDASAFTRGGAHGA
- a CDS encoding MGDG synthase family glycosyltransferase; the protein is MPRNATPASASTNAPRSRIVIISAGMGAGHDGAAQQLAERLLADGFTVDRHDFLDLLPARLGTVLAGTYHRLLVRAPGGYQRIYASTERGSRPGPAVAGLLRATRRRVLRAIPPDTAVVVSTYPGASQVLGGLRRRGELAVPAVTYLTDFSVHPLWVAPGVDVHLAAHRVPARQAADRDAAGVRVCAPVVGRAFSPASRAQRAAARAAFALPREAPLALLVAGSWGVGAVEQAAADLRECGAVEPVVVCGRNERLAARLRARGFAHVHGWVADMPGLMRACDVLVQNAGGLTSLEAFAAGLPVLSYRCIPGHGQTNAAALAEAGLAPWVRDPRALAAAVGQALEGDGAGRALFDGGVCAATAVADVARGAAPAPAAPVAVRRPAGRPRRCAGCARWH